The DNA sequence AAAAAAACTGACTACATAGCAACTTCTTCGGCACGGATTAATTGTTGCTAGGGCAGTGATATAAACATTTGTGGGAGTGGGATCTTACCTGTTCAAGATGTGAAAATGTTGGAAAGAATAGTCGTGTGTGCTAACTATTCAAGTCTCGCTTGCTACAATGAATCAGCCAGAATTCCTCAATCAAAACAAATTCGTCGGAACATTGGGTATTTCCGGCGCCTTGATGACCACTTCCACTCTCCGCTACATTCTGCTGTAGGTCGTTTTCTAGAAGCAAGGGGGAGCTGACTGCAGCTGAATCACTGTCCCTTAAGCTGCACCAGCCAGTAAAGCAGTATATGCATTTAGTACAGACCCAAATTGATGCTCAAAGCTCCAAATATTAGTGTGATACAAACTAGGCTAACAAACCTGTTCCAACCTTTGGGACAATGCATTATTACCATTGTCCCTAGCTACCAATGTGGGCATCCTAGTGCAGCCTACTATAATTGTCACATCATACGATTATATTCCCCTAAGATTTGTAGCTTGTTTGTCGTGCAATGACTAAAAGCTGTTTTTGTTCTGCTTCCCTTCTCACATAATATATAACTGTTGGTCCCCCCATTTCCATCCCTGGGGATTTGACACCTTGTAATTAGCTTCTTACTACACCCCCACAATGGCTCCCATTCTCTACTCTTTATGGATTTCTAGTATAACCAACATTTGGGTGGCAGGCAGACATAGCCTACACAGAATGAGGACACGTCCCAAAACAGTCAAGGATGATCCACAGTTGTGGAACATGTTCTTTGGTATCAAGTCAAGACCGACCAATAGCTGATATTACAGATATTACCAAAGTGTACAATAGATGTAATAAATTGGTTTAGGCTACAGAACCATTGTCAACAATGACAAAGAAGATGGGGGCAATATGATCACCACTTAACAATCACACATACTTTATCTAATGTGCCAGTTGCTGTACATCTCTACATCTATTCTTGGAAGGCCGTACCTCAGCATCAAAGAGGGAGTCAAATAGTGAATCACACTCAATTAGTGTAATAACAGTCAAGATAATTACACAAGAAAACTACcagggagaagaaaaaaaacacctaGTGATCACATCTGTCGCACGGAATGCGTGTCAGCCATTAAattgtctatctctgtctgagGTGTATCACCTAGCCGCCATGTCCCCAGCTAATCAGTGGAGGTGTTGGGAGGAGAacgtttgtttctctctccatctacaccTCCCTCTAGAACGCCTGTCACATCAGCGGAGGGGAAAGGTCACCCCAGCGCCATCTGCTCAAAGCGGGGCTCCTCTGCCAAAAGAAGCCAACCACACACTATGCAGTAGAGTAGACCAATTAAAAACAACGTTGCCTATTTCGTTCAGAAAAATGTATGAATGTGTCTCTCCCAATTCCTTGTAAGTGAGTTGGATGTGGAGTGCATAGTGACAGTCAggtgttttaaaaaaacaacaaccgttGATTACTTCCGTAAATATCTCAGAATGTGCTTCAGAGCACAATTATTTTGCATTGGTGTCaaagggagagaggtgagtaAGTGTCATCTTTTAGTCAAATCAATAAATGTGTTTATATCAGAGTGTATGTTGGTATTTGGCTGCTTCTGCAGAGGAATCAAGGGAAAATGCTACGGGACTTTTACAACGTAACAACTAATGTAAATTATACTGTATAAAAACCAAGACGACATGTTGGCTATAAAACTCTATTTGTGGTCTTCCACTCATATAAACCCATAGTGAATAGTTCAAGTTAGACATAATTCAGAAGATAGGttaaaaaggtccaatgcagctgtttttatctcaatatcaaatcattttctGGGTAAaaatgaagtaccttactgtgattttaattgaaaacatggtcaaaaaagaaacaaaaatagctttttagcaaagtgatatttctcaagcaataattttgctaggactgcctGGGAATGGTCTGAGTGGGTacaggaaaactgaaaactagctgttattggcagagaagtTTGCAaccctctttcttattggtctattaaataATTTACCGCCTGTTGaggtcaccaggcaggccaaaactccatacCATCAAAACGGTCATGGCGAGAAAGgctccagcttttgtcaaattcatGTAAAAGTTGccaaccttaacctaattctcctaacctgctacgaaaagtcaagTCTGACGTTAACTTGACGAAAGCTAGATCCCTTCGAGCCATCACCCACTCAAACAGGTctcacactaaaagggcattataatTACTTtcataatttcacagtattattccaacctgatagtgtggaaatataattATATTCAGTGTCCAAAGGTCATAGAGTGGATTGCGAGCAGTTCCTCATATTTCTGCTCCAATCAGAAATCGACTTTCATCCTGACTCCACTGTGACTGGTCCTTCTGTCTTCTTCCTCCACCGTGGGAAAGTTTCAAAATGGCCACTccccagtgtactgtatgtacagggcAGAGAAGCCCAAGGCCGTCAGTGCAGTCACCAGTACAGTGAAGAGCTTCTGCCACCACAGGCAGTGGTCCATCTTCTGTTCCAGCCTGGAGCTACTGGCCATCAACTGAAGGAGCTGGGGGAGGATCAGAGGGCACCAACGgcatattcattaggcaccaaatggaagaaaacagaccGAAACATAGTAGGACTACCTGCCCTTGTCCCGTAAGTAATGCCCATTTTTGTCTTCAGTTGCAAAACATTTAAAGACACTTTCCCTTCCATATGGAACACGACCCAGGTGAAGTATCAGACCTTTTTCAGACCACAAACTGAACTGACTTCAGATGGACTTGATAGATTGAACATTTAAGCATGCAAAGATAATAGTACATATGTAATTGTCCTATTGAGACATTTGcataataagtgtgtgtgtgtgtcagtgtctgtcGCCCGAGGTCACAACTCACCGTGGTGTGCATGTCTTGGTAGCTATTGGTCTCCATTTTGTGAGACCTGTCAGTCACAGGGCTGAGTGCCGACTTGATGCCCTCTAGCATTCGACACCGCAGCCTGAAGGTAAAGAAAATAGAAGACCATTGGTGAACAGTCCTTACACATGCATCCTCGAGGCCTAGTTGCCTTTGGTGACAGTCAACAAACCAATACTCATAAAACTGGTTTGAGTTGTGTTCTGTGCGTGTAATAGATGGTGCTACCTGTGCTCCATTATTTTAGCCTTTGGGACACCCTTCCAGAACTGGGCGAGGTCTGTGCTCCCCCCACCGCTACATGGCTCCATCTCAGCAGCCATGATTAAGAAGCGGTCCTGAGGAGAGCACAGGGACCCTGAGAGCCAATCAGTGAGGAGGGAATTCGACCACAAACAATTAGAGGACAGCAACAATTCCACATGGGCTAGTCCTTGACCTTCTCAAAACCTGAATGATGTGTTTATAttacatagagacagaggagatggaagaaTTAGGGCTACGATATGTAGTACCTCCATGCAGGGACACAGTGATTTCCATACTCTTGCCCGCCCCACAGCTGCTATTGCTGGGCTTCACCCTGTACTTCTCTGGGGCTGTGGTCCGCACCTGCGGCAAAACACAAACAAGGCTGCTCTCATACAAGTATATTGTAATGATGCAATCACACACTTAAAAAGAGCAACATGAGAACTGACCTTGAAGGCCACTTGGTTTTTGGTGACATTATTAAGCATGATCGGACATctcttctcaccctctctgtGGCCAAAGCACAACTCATCATCaggactggaaagagagagcgagagtgtggGAGCCACATATCATCTCCGTCTAGCACTTAGTGTAAACAGTTGCCTCATAACCTTAAAAGGTAGTGTGAGGTCTGTGGTTGGAAACTATGTGACTCAATACGTTTCGGAAGTGCTTAAACTATACTGTATGTATCAGGTCAAATACACAGAATCCAAAGCTAACCTGATATAGAGTAAGGTGCCTTTGAAAGTGACGGTTGGCCTACGGGATCCTTTCCATCTGATGGAGCCATCATTGTCCCCATCCTGGGCCAAGTATACCTGCCTCAGACAAAGTCAGAGAAATCAAGGACACTAATTGTTACTGTTGTTGATATCATTCAATGCACTTATGAGATTTGAGAGTGTAACAAAGTTCAGTATTAAAACCAAGGGGTGTCATAAGGGGAATGAAGGACAACATTTCTTGTTCTGAGTATAGGAGAGCTCGGCTCCAGGGTGTCCTTGGCCTCCAGGTCATCATCCTTTGACTCAGTGTCATCCTCTTGTCCAGTCTCTGATATGGGGTTCTGGAAGACGTCATCAGGCAACGGTGGGTAACTGAATTTGAATGGGTCCTGGGAGAAAATGAGAGAAGAACTccataaatacatttatttatcCTTGTAGTATAACGTACTGGTGATGAATTCTGgaaaggtgtgtgtatgtatacaaaAGAGTATTGGTTTATGTACTGTATGCATGATACCAGCAAATGGCGTTGTTTGTATGTAtgcgagtatgtgtgtgtgcaaagaCACAGCAGCTTTAAATGAGAACGTGGATGTATGACTCTTGTATATGTCGGTCATGTGTCTGCCTTGTGCATCATATGCACTGTACCGAAAGCAACGTGCATGCATGTTGTCATGTTAGCCATTGTGGGTCATTGTGGCCATTGAGCGGTAAGTTACACACAGTTCCTCCCATGTAGGACGGGAGGTTCTCCCTATCAACATAGTTCTGGATGTCACTCTTGGACACAAACTTCAGCTTGTCGATGGCGTCTTGACTGAGCATGTTCTTCACCATCTTCCATGCCGCTATATACAGAAGATGGGGGGAGTGTAGTTAGTAGCATTGACTGCAACAGTGACATTGAGTGGAAGCATAGCAATTTCTTCTTTAAGTGACTCACCATTCATGATCCATGGCATCTCGTACATGAGCATTTTGGCTGAAATGAGATAGGACACATAAATCATAACATGATTCATTTGACATTCTCTGTAGACAATAAAGGCATGCAATTGGGTCCACTGAGTCCTTTAACGCTATGGGACCAAATGCACCAGGTGGAAGCCATAGGCGGCTGGTGGcagcttaattggggaggacaagctcatagtaatggctggaagggAATTGATGGAATGGTATCGAacccatggtttccatgtgtttggtaccattccatttactccattccagccattactatgagccgtcctcccctcagcagcctcctgtgttgGAAGCACACCAGAAGAAATGGATACTTACAAAGCAATCTAGGGTAATACACTTGGAAGCAATTGATTATATATTTGATGAAATCCATGTCCTATacaagagaaaagagaagagagaattcCTATCATTCAAATAAATATTTTCAACAAATAAACCAATATATCTTTCACCCTGGCATGCGAGGAGAAACTTGTTTTGAAAGCACACAACTGTACTGCATGTCTCCTGCCATATTTTGAGCCCCAAGCTAAGACATGACCCAGATTGGGCAACAGAGAATACTTTGTCTCAATGTCTTCCAGACACTGCTTCTGTTTATACCATCTTACGCTCCTAAGAAACCACTTCAGAGAGAAAAATGTTAGAATACAATTAATAGTCAGCATCTAGTATTTCAGAGCTTGCCATCTACTACATGTTTGTGCTTGTCATGCGCAGTGCACTGTACATAATATGGAAAGGAAATAACAGAACATGCATGAGTGTAGAATAGGTGAGGATAGTTCAGGTTTACCTTAGTGGGTCTTCACAAAGGTAGTTTAAAATCACCCAAAGACAAGCATTAGTTTGTAAAGATCCACTCAGTGACTTGTTAACACAAAATGTTTGGACATTGACACCAAGCTCCACAACACAAATCGGCTAGAGGGGAATGACATCTTACAATGCAGCTTAGACCCACTTCGGACATGTCAAAGATCATGGTGAGGGGAATCCCTGGTTCCCGCCGGGCGTAGCTCTCCAACCAGAAGGCCACGTACCTTTTCTTCTCCGTCAACATCTTCACATCCTTCACGTGCAGCTTAACCCTGAACCAGACTGGGCAGACAGCATATGGGTAATCATCAGACGCCTTCAAGGCAGAGACCCAAATAGCTCAAAAAGACAAACTGTAATCACCCATACAAAAATTCAAGATTCCAATCTCAATCCTAACTTGAACTGTGTGTGCACCTAAATCAGGAAACTACAATCTGAATAGTGAGATGCATAGAAAAATGATCACAGCACCCCAAAGAAAGGATGAAGCTTTTACAAGAGATAAAATGTTGATGGTGGCCATAAATGAGGTATTTCAGAAACAACATTTTCACAACAGAACCTTCTTGATTGGCAGTGAGCAcaaatgttgaaaaaaaaaaaaaaaaacctacaCAGTTTGTTGCCCTCTTTATCATAGCCATGGAGATAATGCATGCCAGACTCAAATAGAGACTTTTGAACAGAGCTTTCGTTGATGTCtggaagagaaagagatatatataaaAGAAAATGAATCAAACCGGACTATCAATGCAGTCTATAAGAATAATAATACATCATTCTTATATATTATACTTATATAGCACTATTCATTACATTATATATAGGACTATTCATTACATCTTATCAACACCATCATGTTCAACTAGTGGAAGTATGTCAGCAATTTGCAGAATGCACAATAATCTGGTATGTGTTCTAGCCATCTATTCTACTGTTCTTTGTTGAAGCTATATGTTCATTAATACAGCTATACAGTATGGGACAAGGCCATCAAGTCCCTGTAAAGGCAAAGGTCAATCCACCATTCAGTTTGAATTCTTTTCTCCACTGAAGACTCTCATCGATCATCTTCAAGGTGTCCTCCACCTCAAAGTGGCGCCACTCCAGATAACCATCAACCAAAACATCATCCTTCCATAACCTGTCCACATCCCTGGAGTCATACTTGTCTGATGAGTCTGTGGGAAAATGGATGTCGCTCAGTACTATTACTCTGTGCGTTTGTGTGGTACATTGAATCCAGTTGAGCTGCAGTGCACTGCTTCGGGCTTAAAACATGTGTGATAGTTTCAGGTTAAAATACTTGACTTATGATTGGTATGGACAACTATGCAGCATCAAAACAGTGGCATatactgaatacacacacacacacacacacacacacacacacacacacacacacacacacaggttgataTACACTTCAAAAGGTGTAAATGCACATGGATTTCAGTGTTCTCAGGAGAAATGTTTGCTGTTGTTGCGCAATCCTACTTtagtctacagtcgtggccaaaagttttgagaatgaaaaTTGATATTTGtgtcaaagtctgctgcctcagtttgtatgatggcaatttgcatatactccagaatgttatgaagagtgatcagattaattgaaATTAATTGCAATGTCCCTCTTTGTCATGCAAATTAACGGAATCCCCAAAaaatatttccactgcatttcagccctgccacaaaaggaccagctgacatcaagtcagtgattctctcgttaacacaggtgtgagtgttgacgaggacaaggctggagatccctctgtcatgctgattgagttcgaataacagactggaagcttcaaaaggagggtggtgctcagaatcattgttcttcctctgttatTAATGGTTacttgcaaggaaacacgtgccgtcatcattg is a window from the Oncorhynchus tshawytscha isolate Ot180627B linkage group LG14, Otsh_v2.0, whole genome shotgun sequence genome containing:
- the LOC112266460 gene encoding motile sperm domain-containing protein 2 isoform X1 is translated as MTDARSALSEQDIQKKIEETRKRFRIEYAQDSSDKYDSRDVDRLWKDDVLVDGYLEWRHFEVEDTLKMIDESLQWRKEFKLNDINESSVQKSLFESGMHYLHGYDKEGNKLFWFRVKLHVKDVKMLTEKKRYVAFWLESYARREPGIPLTMIFDMSEVGLSCIDMDFIKYIINCFQVYYPRLLSKMLMYEMPWIMNAAWKMVKNMLSQDAIDKLKFVSKSDIQNYVDRENLPSYMGGTDPFKFSYPPLPDDVFQNPISETGQEDDTESKDDDLEAKDTLEPSSPILRTRNVYLAQDGDNDGSIRWKGSRRPTVTFKGTLLYISPDDELCFGHREGEKRCPIMLNNVTKNQVAFKVRTTAPEKYRVKPSNSSCGAGKSMEITVSLHGGSLCSPQDRFLIMAAEMEPCSGGGSTDLAQFWKGVPKAKIMEHRLRCRMLEGIKSALSPVTDRSHKMETNSYQDMHTTLLQLMASSSRLEQKMDHCLWWQKLFTVLVTALTALGFSALYIQYTGEWPF
- the LOC112266460 gene encoding motile sperm domain-containing protein 2 isoform X2 produces the protein MTDARSALSEQDIQKKIEETRKRFRIEYAQDSSDKYDSRDVDRLWKDDVLVDGYLEWRHFEVEDTLKMIDESLQWRKEFKLNDINESSVQKSLFESGMHYLHGYDKEGNKLFWFRVKLHVKDVKMLTEKKRYVAFWLESYARREPGIPLTMIFDMSEDMDFIKYIINCFQVYYPRLLSKMLMYEMPWIMNAAWKMVKNMLSQDAIDKLKFVSKSDIQNYVDRENLPSYMGGTDPFKFSYPPLPDDVFQNPISETGQEDDTESKDDDLEAKDTLEPSSPILRTRNVYLAQDGDNDGSIRWKGSRRPTVTFKGTLLYISPDDELCFGHREGEKRCPIMLNNVTKNQVAFKVRTTAPEKYRVKPSNSSCGAGKSMEITVSLHGGSLCSPQDRFLIMAAEMEPCSGGGSTDLAQFWKGVPKAKIMEHRLRCRMLEGIKSALSPVTDRSHKMETNSYQDMHTTLLQLMASSSRLEQKMDHCLWWQKLFTVLVTALTALGFSALYIQYTGEWPF